AGCGCACCCAATCCATAGGCCGTCGCGACGATCAGGCGGTGCCTCATCATGGATGCTCCGCTTTGATTCAACAAAGGCAGTCAGCGCTGAAACTTCACATTACCGACCATGCCGGATTCGTAGTGACCAGGGATGTTGCACGCGAACTCGATCTTGCCGCCCTGCGCAAATTTCCAGGTTAGTTCCTTCGTCTGTCCCGGCGGCACGAGAACGCTGTTCGGATCGTCATGCTTCATTGAGTGTGCCATCCCAGGCATCGTGGAATGGTCCATGTTCATGGCCTTGTCATTCACGCCGGTCGGGGTGAGCATGCCGTGCTCCATCATCATCGCCATTTCCTTCTGATGGACGGCATGCATCTCGGCCGTTCCGATGTTGAACTCATGCAGGAGTTGCCCATCATTGCGCAGAACGAACTTGACCGTTTCGCCGGGTTTCACCTGGATCGACTCCGGCTCATAGGCATTGTCGATCAGCTTGATCTGAACTATCCGGGTCGATTTGCTTGCTTTGCCCCGTTCGCCGATGGTCTGGCCGCCATGGCCATGGCCGGCTTCGCCTGGACCTGCCCAGACAGCGTTTGGAAGCGTAAGTCCCATAATAACAACAAGGACGGCGACGGAGGAAACGCGGACACTATGGCTAAAAATTTGCAACTTGTATCTCCTTTAGGAAAGCCACCTTGGCCGTGTCCAATGATGCATCACCGCAACTATAAAAAGAATCGCGGCGGTGGACTGGGCTCTTGAATGTATGATTGCTCATCGAAGGTAACCGGGCAATGGCTGCGATGTAACAAAGTGTTGCAGGTGGTTGGCTGTGGTTGATGCCGGTATATCTTTGGCTTATTCGTAAAATTATTTGATGGATGATGGAGGCGTCTTGAGTACGATGGGCCATATTCTCGTCGTAGATGACGATGCCGGAATTCGCGAGCTTCTCGCAAGATTCTTGCGGACGCATGGCTTTCGCGTCGATCACGCGAGAAACGGTATTGAGATGCGCCACGCCATGGGGGATGCTGAATATGACCTTGTGGTGCTCGACATCATGATGCCCGGTGAGGGCGGCCTCAGCCTTTGTCATGATCTTCGCTCCCGATCCCGGGTTCCCGTTATCATGTTGACCGCTATGGGAGACGAGGCCGATCGGGTTGTCGGTTTGGAAATGGGCGCCGATGATTATGTGCCGAAGCCCTTCAGCCCGCGCGAACTTCTTGCCCGTATACGTGCGGTTTTGCGCCGCAGCACAGCTGCGCCAGAGACTGGGACTCCGCGTTCCGATAAGGTGCAGTTCGCGGGCTGGATGCTAGATAAGTCCCGAAGGGAATTGACCACCCCAGACGGGGTGACGATTGATCTTACCGGCGGAGACTTCGATCTTTTGGTGGCATTCGCCGAGAATCCAAATCGGGTTCTTACACGGGACCAGTTGTACGATATTACACGAGGTCGATCTGCTCCGCCCCTCGACCGCAGCATCGATGTTCATGTGAGCCGACTGCGCCGCAAACTCGAACACTGCGCCGGAGGGCACGATATCATCAAGACGGTACGCGGCTCCGGGTACGTTTTCGCCGCCATCGTAGAGCCGGCTTGATGCGCGTCCTGCCGGATACGGTGGCCGGGCGAACGATTTTGGTCATGCTGATCAGCCTGCTTGCCTCGCACCTCCTCAGCGTGTTCGTTTACCACACCGATATGGTAAGGCGTGTAAGCAGCACCAGTGAACATGCTTTGGCTGAACGTTTGCTCTCCGCCAAAGGTCTGATCGAAATTGCCCCGCCCGCCCAGCGGGATGCCATTGCGCATGCTGTCTCCAGTCGCGACGAAACGGTGCACTGGATGGTTGATGCGCCACTCGGCAACGGACCGGGGCCTGAAGCTCTGGACAGCCTTGCCGGCCAGATAAGGGCTTTGCTTCCGGAAACATCGCCCAGCGATCTCCGGGTCGCATATGAGCAGGCGCCAGGCCTTGATGCTCGTCCTAGCGAGGGCAGCGGCCGCATTCTCGCCTCCGCCAAGCTCAAGGATGGCTCATGGGTGACCGTGACAGCCCCGCCCTATGGTGATCATGGTTTGCTGAGTTCCGAAGCGGCCATTTCGACAACGATCATGGCGCTCGCGATCATTGCGGTAGCAGCGGCGATGGTCCGCTTCCTCACAAGACCGCTTCGGAGTCTTGCTGTTGCCGCGGAACGCTTCGGGCGTGACGTCATGGCTCCAGCGCTGGCCGAAGCAGGGCCGCGTGAGACCAGAATGGCTGCAAAGGCGTTCAACGGTATGCAGGAACGCATCCGCAAGCTTCTCAATGATCGCACCCAGATGCTGGCCGCGATGTCCCATGATCTGAGAACCCCGATAACAAGATTGAAGCTGGAGGCGGAATTCGTCGGGGACGAGGATCAGAGAAAGCGCATGTTGCGTGATTTGGACGACATGGAAGCCATGGTCGGGTCAACGCTTGCGTTCTTGAAGGATGGTGTCGATGCGGAGCCCGTTAAGGTTGTCGATGTCTCGACGCTGGTTGCGAGCGTTTGTGAGCAGATGGAAGACGCCGGTATGCCTGTTGTATATCACAGCACCACTTCCGCCCCCCTGAGCTGTCGTCCGATGTCCTTGAAACGGGCATTCACCAACGTAATAGACAATGCAGTCAAGTACGGAGCGGCGGCCCACGTCAGCATGGCTCAGGACTCTGATCAGTACGCGGTTCTTGTGTCTGACAACGGGCCAGGTATCTCGCTCGATGAACAAGAAAAAGTTTTCGCTCCCTTTTACAGAGTGGAAAGCTCCAGAAGCCGTGAAACAGGAGGAACCGGGCTTGGTCTGTCTGTAGCTCAATCCATAATCCGGTCCCATGGCGGTGAAATCAGCCTTGAGAATAAAGCCGACGGTGGCTTGCTGGTCAAGATTTCTCTCCCAAAAACAGTGCCAACGGTAGATGCAGCGTAACCTTCAACTGAACCGCGCCGGGTTTACCGGAGGCCCCGTTTCTTGAGAGACTGGGGTCATCATGACGAAACAGATATCACCCAAGTACGCCCCTGAAGTCCGCGAACGCGCGGTTCGGATGGTGTTCGAGCACGAAGGCGAGCACGCCTCGCAGTGGGCGGCGATCAGCTCGATCGCGGCGAAGATCGGCTGCACGGCGGAGACGCTGCGGGGCTGGGTCCGGCAGGCCGAGCGCGACCAGGGGAAACGGCCCGGCCCGACGACGAACGAGCAGGAGCGGATCAAGGCGCTGGAGCGCGAAGTCCGGGAACTGCGCCAGGCGAACGAGATCCTTCGCAAGGCATCGGCGTATTTCGCCCAGGCGGAGCTCGACCGCCCGTTCCGGAAATGATCGCCTTCATCGACGAGCAGCGCGCCGTCCACGGGGTCGAGCCGATCTGCAAAGTGCTGCCGATCGCCCCGTCGACTTACCGCGCCCATGCCGCCCGGCGGACTGACCCATCAAAGGCGCCGGCCCGTTGGCGGAGCGATGCGGAACTCAGCGTGGCTATCCGGCGGATCTGGGACGGGAGCTTCCAGGTGTATGGCGTCCGGAAGGTCTGGCGGCAGTTGCGGCGGGAAGGCGTTGACGTGGCGCGTTGCACGGTGGCCCGCCTGATGCGGCGTATGGGTCTGAAGGGGGCGACGCGAGGCAAGGCGGTGCGCACCACGATCAGCGACCGGGCGGCGCCGTGTCCGCTCGACCGGGTGAACCGTCAGTTCCGGGCGCCCCGCCCGAACGCCCTGTGGCTGGCGGATTTCACGTATGTCGCGACGTGGCAGGGCTTCGTCTACGTGGCCTTCGTCATCGACGCCTTTGCCCGGCGGATCGTCGGCTGGCGGGCCTCCAGCACCGCCCACGCCGGCTTCGTGCTGGATGCCCTGGAGCAGGCGCTCCACGACCGCCGGCCTGCCAAAGGCAGCGGTCTCATTCATCATTCCGACCGCGGGTCGCAATATGTTGCTATCAAGTACACCGAGCGTCTCACCGACGCTGGCGTCGAGCCCTCCGTGGGAAGCGTTGGCGATTCTTATGGAGCTTCAGCTAACGCCGAAGGCGATACAATGCCTTGGCCGAGACGATCAAAGGCCTCTACAAGACCGAGGTGATCCGGCGCCGCGGGCCATGGCGCAACTTGGAAGCCGTCGAGTTCGCCACCCTGGAATGGGTGGACTGGTTCAACCACCGGCGCCTGCTCGAGCCCATCGGCAATATCCCGCCCGCCGAGGCCGAAGCGCGCTACTATGCTCAAACCGAGGACGTCGCCAGGGCGGCGTGACTCAAGCCAGATAGCCTCCGGAAAACTCGGTGCGGTTCACTCCCGAAGGCTCTGCCGAATCCTTCAACTGGTTACCAACGGCCCTTCGATCTCCCAGTCGGTTACCAACCCCATTGGATAGGAGCCCCCCGCAGAGGTTTGAGAAATTTCATTGTGGCAATGCATGGGGTATTGGAGGGGGTATTTTTCCTGAACCATTTTCCAGGGCGCCGGCGGCAGGTCCGGCGGCATGGTGAAGGGGAGCAGGACATCCTTGATCATCATCGGCGGCATGAGCCAGACATCGTGTTCATAGAGATTCTGCTGATAGACGGGAACGCCCCTGGCATTACTCTGGGTCAGCACGAAAACATGGTTACCGTGGATGTGAGGAGAGTGCGTCGCCAAGCCGGCGTTCATCGTGCGCAGCAGCGCCGGCTCGCCGACATGCCCGGTCGGGCAGGTGGCCTTGTCATGCGCCGAGTCCAATCCGCACAGGCCGTTGATCGTGAAGTACCGCGGATGAAACTGCTCTTGGAACTCCGATGCCGAGAGATTTTCCCCGTCAGCAATCCGGCGGCACAGGACCGGGTCAATTTGGTTAAAGATCCAAACATACTCGCGCCCGGGCTGCCATGGCTTGCCGGGGAAGCGGGCCGGCTTGCCGTCGATCGTCGCCTCGCCAAGTGCGGTGAACAGTGACTTCATGTTCGCCGTCGCGCTTCCCGCAGGATAGGGCATCGGCTTCTTCCTGGCGGCGCCGTCCGCATAGCCATTTGACGGCTCCACGATCAGTGCACCGTGCAGGCCGAGCAGGCGATTCATCGGGGCATTGTCGCCATCCACGTAGAAATAGGTTCCCGGCTTGGTCGCCGTGAACTCGATCCGCGCCTTGTCTTCACCGTCGCCGTCACTCGGGGCCAAGCCGACGACGGCGGACATGTTCTGGCCCAGGATCTGAAAGCCGTGGGGGCGGGAACTGGAGTTCCGGATGTCGATACGGACTGTGTCTCCCTGCTTAACCCGGAGAATCGGGCCCGGTATCGACGGTGGTTTTCCCGTATGGGCAAACGCGTACATCGGCACGGTGCTTCCGTCGATCAACTCGACATCAACGTCAACGATCTCCAGATCGAAATCAGCGTCCTCGCCGGTCGGGACGTCGCCAGGGTCAGTTGTTTGTGCAGCAAGAAAGGAAGGTAGAGAGGCGGTGGCTGCAGTAAATATAGAAAAAGAACTGCCATACTTCAGGAATTGACGTCTGCGCATCGAGCATTACTCCTTCGGAAGATATTCTAAGGGGAATTCGCATGGTGCATGACGGAGCATTCAGGTAGTCTGAATCGTGCAGAGATCAATGGTTCGCCTAGTTGTTATTTACGGATCCAAACTGTCATGCTGTATCTCCTCATACAGAGCAGATAGGAAGGCAATTTATACTATAAAACTCTCAAAATTTCACAGTTAAAGTTGCGGGCTTCTATCGTAGTCATGCGAGTTTGGCACTCAGTGACATGTCCACTTGCCTCCTTCGTGACATCTTCAGGAAGATGACGAAACAGCCCGAAACCATATTCCAGGCTTCCTGGTATTAATCCGCCAGACTCCAAGTATCTACTGTAGCATGAGATCTGACCGATAGAGTTGACCTTGAAGCCCAAAATGCCCGCGATTATTCCGCAACCAAATCCAGCCTCACCAACGCTGTTATCGGCAGAGTGGGACCGCTTTGATGTTTGACGGGTAGAGCTACCGCGGTAACGACCACATTCTTCTCAGCAGTTGTCTAAACTCCTGATCGCAATGAATCCTGAGTTGGAAAACGAGAGGTGGTCTGGAAACAGGGTCCGAAAGGGCGATCTCGACAGGCTGCGCGAAACGCCACTATATTTGGCGACGGCTTCGAAAGGCTGAGATGAAACTGGCAGGCGATCGCTAATCCCGGCGCCAAACAGGTCCAACCGTTGTACCTGGCAGACTTGATCAGAACGAGCCAGCCAGACGGTTAGTGGCGCGGCAGGCTGATGACTACTGCCATAATGGGAGCATTGACGGCACCCTCAACGGGTGACGGTTCCATCAGCAGCCCGTACAGTGACGCCAGAAGCAGGTCGCCAATGACGAAGCAAACGAAGTACCGCAAGGCCCGTCCTTGTGAGGTTCTCCTGTGCGAAGGAAAGGAAGTCGGGGCGGCCACTGCAATGACCGCCCCAATGCCTCAGAACCAGAAACGGACACCGGTGACGAAGGACACGTCACTGGCATCCTCACCGTGATCGCGGGCGATGTCGGCGGTCTCGCCCAGCTTCCGCTCCCAACTCACGCCTATGTACGGCGCGAACTCCCGGACGATCTCGTAGCGCAGGCGCAATCCCATCTCGATGTCGTTGAAGCCGGGACCGACATCGAGTTCCCGGACCCGCTGCGCCGAGACGTTAACCTCGGCGACCGGCTGGAGGATAAGTTTCTGCGTGATGAGCAGGTCGTACTCGGCTTCCAGGCGAGCGCTGAAGTCGCCGTCTTCACTGACGAAAAGCTGGGCGGTCACGTCGAAGAAGTACGGCGCCACCCCCTGGAACCCGACCACGCCGTAGGTCGTCTGCGGCTGAGGACGTACGTCGTGCCGAATACCGATCTGCGCGTCCCAGAACTCGGACGTCATACGGCTGTAGAGGAGCTGGAATTCAGCCTCCTCCACCTCCCCATCGACGGGTTTGCTGCCCTCGGCGTTGAACCAGATCTTGTTGGTATCTCCGCCGACCCAGCCCTGAACGTCCCAGTCGATCGAGTTCTCGCCGTCCCGCCAGCGGTGCTCGAACCGGTCGATGAGAAGCGTCCCGAGAACCGGCGGTTCCTCGTGGAACTGTTCGGACGGTTGCTCCTCGGCGGCCCGGACCGAGCCCGCCGAAATCGCCAGTAGGATGGCCCCGGCCATGAGAGCAGCCCTGTGCGGGACCATTGTCGTTATTGTCATCCGTCGTTCCTGGATCAGAGGCTTGCCGTGCGGGGTTCGACGATGAAGCGCGTCATCATGCCCGAGGCCATATGGTAGAGGAGATGGCAGTGGAAGGGCCACTCACCGGGCTCGTCCGCAGTCAACTGCACCGTCGTGACTTGGCCCGGCGGGACGAGCACAACATGCTTCTTTGGCATTCGATCCGTCGCGCCGTTCTCGAGTTCCACGAACATCCCATGCAGGTGCATCGGGTGTGCCATCA
This Skermanella mucosa DNA region includes the following protein-coding sequences:
- a CDS encoding cupredoxin domain-containing protein, producing MQIFSHSVRVSSVAVLVVIMGLTLPNAVWAGPGEAGHGHGGQTIGERGKASKSTRIVQIKLIDNAYEPESIQVKPGETVKFVLRNDGQLLHEFNIGTAEMHAVHQKEMAMMMEHGMLTPTGVNDKAMNMDHSTMPGMAHSMKHDDPNSVLVPPGQTKELTWKFAQGGKIEFACNIPGHYESGMVGNVKFQR
- a CDS encoding response regulator: MGHILVVDDDAGIRELLARFLRTHGFRVDHARNGIEMRHAMGDAEYDLVVLDIMMPGEGGLSLCHDLRSRSRVPVIMLTAMGDEADRVVGLEMGADDYVPKPFSPRELLARIRAVLRRSTAAPETGTPRSDKVQFAGWMLDKSRRELTTPDGVTIDLTGGDFDLLVAFAENPNRVLTRDQLYDITRGRSAPPLDRSIDVHVSRLRRKLEHCAGGHDIIKTVRGSGYVFAAIVEPA
- a CDS encoding ATP-binding protein produces the protein MRVLPDTVAGRTILVMLISLLASHLLSVFVYHTDMVRRVSSTSEHALAERLLSAKGLIEIAPPAQRDAIAHAVSSRDETVHWMVDAPLGNGPGPEALDSLAGQIRALLPETSPSDLRVAYEQAPGLDARPSEGSGRILASAKLKDGSWVTVTAPPYGDHGLLSSEAAISTTIMALAIIAVAAAMVRFLTRPLRSLAVAAERFGRDVMAPALAEAGPRETRMAAKAFNGMQERIRKLLNDRTQMLAAMSHDLRTPITRLKLEAEFVGDEDQRKRMLRDLDDMEAMVGSTLAFLKDGVDAEPVKVVDVSTLVASVCEQMEDAGMPVVYHSTTSAPLSCRPMSLKRAFTNVIDNAVKYGAAAHVSMAQDSDQYAVLVSDNGPGISLDEQEKVFAPFYRVESSRSRETGGTGLGLSVAQSIIRSHGGEISLENKADGGLLVKISLPKTVPTVDAA
- a CDS encoding multicopper oxidase domain-containing protein, giving the protein MRRRQFLKYGSSFSIFTAATASLPSFLAAQTTDPGDVPTGEDADFDLEIVDVDVELIDGSTVPMYAFAHTGKPPSIPGPILRVKQGDTVRIDIRNSSSRPHGFQILGQNMSAVVGLAPSDGDGEDKARIEFTATKPGTYFYVDGDNAPMNRLLGLHGALIVEPSNGYADGAARKKPMPYPAGSATANMKSLFTALGEATIDGKPARFPGKPWQPGREYVWIFNQIDPVLCRRIADGENLSASEFQEQFHPRYFTINGLCGLDSAHDKATCPTGHVGEPALLRTMNAGLATHSPHIHGNHVFVLTQSNARGVPVYQQNLYEHDVWLMPPMMIKDVLLPFTMPPDLPPAPWKMVQEKYPLQYPMHCHNEISQTSAGGSYPMGLVTDWEIEGPLVTS
- a CDS encoding copper resistance protein B, with the protein product MAGAILLAISAGSVRAAEEQPSEQFHEEPPVLGTLLIDRFEHRWRDGENSIDWDVQGWVGGDTNKIWFNAEGSKPVDGEVEEAEFQLLYSRMTSEFWDAQIGIRHDVRPQPQTTYGVVGFQGVAPYFFDVTAQLFVSEDGDFSARLEAEYDLLITQKLILQPVAEVNVSAQRVRELDVGPGFNDIEMGLRLRYEIVREFAPYIGVSWERKLGETADIARDHGEDASDVSFVTGVRFWF